A region from the Agrobacterium cucumeris genome encodes:
- a CDS encoding leucyl aminopeptidase, producing the protein MSAKFDISFANSASLENSLAVVLQASGEAQAAAGASEADPGGVIERAAKIAGFAAKSMTTLDVIAPQGSSADRLLVIGLGKPAKLVAHDWLRAGGTAAANFRKADKVAIYLDAPGVEISAQAAADFALGLLLRAYSFDAYKTKKKSDDEKTPKKVDIVIITAAHQEAEKAFAVSEAVAGGVVLARDLVNLPPNVLGPVEFAEKAEELRKLGVDVEILGEKDLKKLGMNALLGVAQGSARPPRLAVMQWNGGSKKDEPIAFVGKGVVFDTGGISLKPGLNMEDMKGDMGGAAAVTGLMHVLAARKAKANVIGVIGLVENMPDGNAQRPGDIVTSMSGQTIEIINTDAEGRLVLADALWYTKERFSPKFMINLATLTGAITVALGNLQAGLFCNDDELATRLAQAGDATAEKLWRMPLGKDYDKIIDSKFADMKNSSGRLAGSVTAAQFLKRFVGETPWAHLDIAGTAMGSPMTEINQSWGSGYGVRLLNELVRAHYED; encoded by the coding sequence ATGTCCGCCAAATTCGATATTTCTTTCGCCAATTCCGCTTCGCTTGAAAACTCGCTGGCCGTTGTGCTGCAGGCCTCCGGTGAGGCGCAGGCCGCCGCCGGTGCTTCCGAGGCAGATCCGGGTGGCGTGATCGAGAGGGCGGCGAAGATTGCGGGATTTGCTGCCAAATCCATGACGACGCTCGATGTGATCGCGCCGCAGGGCTCGAGCGCAGACCGATTGCTCGTCATCGGCCTCGGCAAGCCGGCGAAACTTGTTGCGCATGACTGGCTGCGCGCCGGCGGCACCGCCGCCGCCAATTTCCGCAAGGCAGACAAGGTCGCCATCTATCTCGACGCTCCGGGCGTCGAAATCAGCGCGCAGGCCGCTGCGGATTTCGCGCTGGGCCTTCTGCTGCGCGCCTATAGCTTCGATGCCTACAAGACCAAGAAAAAATCCGACGACGAAAAGACACCGAAGAAAGTCGATATCGTCATCATCACGGCCGCTCATCAGGAAGCGGAAAAGGCCTTTGCCGTCTCCGAGGCTGTTGCTGGCGGCGTCGTTCTGGCGCGCGACCTCGTCAACCTGCCGCCGAACGTTCTCGGCCCCGTCGAATTCGCCGAAAAGGCGGAAGAGCTGCGCAAGCTGGGTGTCGATGTCGAGATTCTCGGCGAAAAGGACTTGAAGAAGCTTGGCATGAATGCGCTTCTCGGCGTGGCGCAGGGCTCGGCCCGTCCGCCGCGGCTTGCCGTCATGCAGTGGAATGGCGGCTCCAAGAAGGATGAACCCATTGCTTTCGTCGGCAAGGGCGTGGTTTTTGATACTGGCGGCATTTCGCTGAAGCCCGGCCTCAACATGGAAGACATGAAGGGCGACATGGGTGGCGCCGCAGCCGTCACCGGCCTCATGCATGTGCTTGCGGCCCGCAAGGCGAAGGCAAATGTCATCGGCGTTATCGGTCTCGTGGAAAACATGCCTGATGGCAATGCCCAGCGTCCGGGCGACATCGTCACTTCCATGTCCGGCCAGACCATCGAGATCATCAATACCGATGCCGAAGGTCGCCTGGTTCTGGCGGATGCGCTCTGGTACACCAAGGAGCGTTTCAGCCCGAAATTCATGATCAACCTCGCCACCCTCACGGGTGCGATCACGGTTGCGCTCGGCAATCTTCAGGCCGGCCTTTTCTGCAATGACGACGAGCTTGCGACGCGCCTCGCCCAGGCTGGTGACGCGACGGCGGAAAAGCTGTGGCGCATGCCGCTCGGCAAGGATTACGACAAGATCATCGATTCCAAATTCGCCGACATGAAGAACAGCTCGGGCCGTCTGGCGGGCTCCGTCACCGCCGCGCAGTTCCTCAAGCGCTTTGTGGGTGAAACGCCGTGGGCGCATCTCGATATTGCCGGCACGGCGATGGGATCGCCCATGACCGAGATCAACCAGTCCTGGGGATCGGGTTACGGCGTGCGGCTTTTGAACGAACTCGTTCGCGCCCATTACGAAGATTGA
- a CDS encoding DNA polymerase III subunit chi, with protein sequence MTEILFYHLTESKLEDALPPLLEKSLERGWKVAIQTVDEERRDFLDAHLWTFRDDSFLPHATDASPAPQSQPILLTASEVNGNGANVRFLVDGAEPPTVEAYERIVFMFDGYDAYQLEMARNHWKRLKTEGHALTYWQQSPEGRWQKKA encoded by the coding sequence ATGACTGAAATTCTGTTCTACCATCTGACGGAATCGAAGCTCGAGGATGCGCTGCCGCCTTTGCTCGAAAAATCGCTGGAACGCGGCTGGAAGGTCGCGATCCAGACGGTGGACGAGGAGCGCCGCGATTTCCTCGACGCGCATCTGTGGACCTTTCGTGACGACAGTTTTCTGCCGCACGCCACGGATGCGTCTCCGGCACCGCAAAGCCAGCCGATTCTGCTCACAGCCTCGGAAGTCAACGGCAACGGCGCAAATGTCCGCTTTCTGGTGGATGGCGCCGAACCGCCAACGGTAGAGGCCTATGAGCGCATCGTCTTCATGTTCGACGGATATGATGCCTACCAGCTCGAAATGGCGCGAAATCACTGGAAAAGGCTGAAGACTGAAGGCCATGCGCTGACCTATTGGCAACAGTCGCCAGAGGGGCGCTGGCAGAAAAAGGCGTAG
- a CDS encoding sensor domain-containing diguanylate cyclase produces MGQAISRPEGETERLVAVRSIMSFKNAEIPELKVLSQLGQGVFGVPRAAVHIVDEDWLHIAEQVGMQLSECPRDLSICNRVITRRDVVAISDLTEHPDFRFMSYVKGGPELRSYAGAPIELEAGLVVGAFCLVDTVPRKFSRAEIDNLRHFALLAAALLRLQKANFTMSLAERELRDAAMTDPLTGFYNRKALEAIVDGQLGAALQANETFGVLYLDLDGFKTINDTFGHPAGDCVLTAAAGRIRDAIRSEDIVVRMGGDEFAIFIPHPNSSVLMNGLADRLLSAFREPFDVDGHEVAARLSIGGAIAPQAGADRAALLSSVDEALYQAKKSGRDRFVSRAL; encoded by the coding sequence ATGGGACAGGCGATATCACGACCGGAAGGGGAAACAGAGCGTCTGGTCGCGGTAAGGTCCATCATGTCCTTCAAGAATGCGGAAATACCGGAACTAAAGGTGCTTTCGCAGCTGGGGCAGGGCGTGTTCGGCGTGCCGCGCGCCGCCGTTCACATCGTCGATGAGGATTGGCTGCATATCGCCGAACAGGTGGGAATGCAGCTGTCGGAATGCCCGCGCGATCTGTCCATCTGCAACCGTGTCATTACCCGACGGGATGTCGTGGCCATTTCCGATCTGACGGAACACCCGGATTTTCGCTTCATGTCCTATGTGAAAGGCGGCCCCGAACTGCGTTCTTATGCCGGTGCGCCGATCGAACTGGAGGCGGGCCTCGTTGTGGGAGCCTTTTGCCTCGTTGATACGGTGCCGAGAAAATTTTCCCGCGCCGAAATCGACAATCTCCGGCATTTCGCGCTGCTGGCGGCGGCGCTGTTGCGTCTCCAGAAAGCCAATTTCACCATGAGTCTCGCGGAGCGCGAACTGCGCGACGCGGCAATGACCGATCCGCTGACCGGGTTTTATAACCGCAAGGCACTGGAGGCGATCGTTGATGGCCAGCTGGGTGCGGCGCTTCAGGCAAATGAAACCTTTGGTGTTCTCTATCTCGATCTGGATGGCTTCAAGACGATCAATGATACATTCGGCCACCCGGCGGGCGACTGTGTGCTGACTGCCGCTGCCGGACGTATTCGCGATGCTATCCGCAGTGAAGATATCGTGGTGCGTATGGGCGGCGATGAATTTGCAATCTTCATACCGCATCCCAACTCGTCGGTGTTGATGAACGGATTGGCCGACCGGCTTCTGTCCGCCTTCCGTGAACCCTTCGATGTCGATGGTCATGAGGTCGCAGCGCGCCTCAGCATCGGCGGTGCGATTGCCCCGCAGGCGGGGGCGGATCGCGCGGCGCTGTTGAGCAGCGTCGATGAGGCTTTGTATCAAGCCAAAAAATCAGGGCGCGACCGTTTTGTCAGCCGCGCCCTCTGA
- a CDS encoding Gfo/Idh/MocA family protein: MSATKLAIVGVGKIVRDQHLPAIAGNPDFELIATASRHGTVDGVASYGTIEAMLEAVPQIEAVSLCMPPQFRYEAAYAALNAGKHVFLEKPPGATLSEVQDLVRLADSKGLSLFASWHSRYAPAVEAAKAFLASTKIDSVHVIWKEDVRHWHPNQAWIWQAGGLGVFDPGINALSIITHILPRALFLTKATLEFPENRDAPIAADLHFSDVTKMPMRAEFDWRQTGKQSWDIIAETAGGRMVLSEGGAKLSINGEEKLSQPEREYPALYERFAEIIKAGRSDVDLAPLTHVADAFLLGRHKFVDSFYD; this comes from the coding sequence ATGTCAGCCACCAAGCTTGCCATCGTCGGCGTCGGTAAAATCGTTCGCGACCAGCATCTTCCAGCCATCGCGGGCAATCCGGATTTCGAATTGATCGCCACGGCGAGCCGGCATGGCACCGTGGATGGCGTCGCCTCCTATGGCACCATCGAGGCAATGCTGGAAGCGGTTCCGCAGATCGAGGCCGTGTCCCTGTGCATGCCGCCGCAGTTTCGTTACGAGGCAGCCTATGCGGCTCTGAACGCCGGCAAGCATGTTTTCCTTGAAAAGCCGCCGGGTGCTACGCTTTCCGAAGTGCAGGATCTTGTCCGCCTTGCGGATTCGAAGGGACTTTCGCTGTTTGCAAGCTGGCATTCGCGTTACGCGCCGGCGGTGGAAGCGGCCAAGGCATTTCTGGCTTCCACAAAAATCGACAGCGTGCATGTGATCTGGAAGGAGGATGTGCGCCACTGGCATCCGAACCAGGCATGGATCTGGCAGGCGGGTGGCCTTGGCGTCTTCGACCCCGGCATCAACGCACTTTCGATCATCACCCATATCCTGCCCCGCGCGCTGTTCCTGACCAAGGCGACGCTGGAATTCCCGGAAAACCGCGACGCGCCGATCGCTGCGGATCTGCATTTTTCCGACGTAACGAAAATGCCTATGCGGGCCGAGTTCGACTGGCGCCAGACCGGCAAGCAGAGCTGGGATATCATCGCCGAAACGGCCGGCGGACGGATGGTGCTTTCGGAAGGCGGCGCCAAACTCTCGATCAACGGCGAAGAGAAGCTCTCCCAGCCTGAGCGGGAATATCCCGCCCTTTACGAGCGTTTCGCGGAGATCATCAAGGCCGGCCGCTCCGACGTGGATCTGGCGCCCTTGACCCATGTGGCCGACGCCTTCCTGCTCGGCCGCCACAAATTCGTGGATTCCTTCTACGACTGA